The window TGTCGGTTTGGGTCTGCTTATGCGTTTTAGTGAGGATGAAATGGAACCGGGTCGGTTTGGATTCTCCTCCTGTGCATCACACAGTACCAGGAGCCGGTCTGTGATGAACTGTGACTGTTAgctctttttttttaattgttgagtGTGCCTTATTTAAGAAACAATACAACAGTTTTTGGTGAGTCGTATTCTTCCAGAATCATAACGGAGGATTTGGTCTGATCCTCCAGAATATTCTGGAACCTGCCACGGAAAATCTGATTTCAGCTGTTTTCTGTACATTCTGGTGTAAATGTGAGGCAGAGTGATCATAGTAATGATGGGATGGTTCAGTAATCCAGTCTGATCTATTCCTGACATCCACCACAGAAACACCATGAACCTACTGATGCTGATGGAAGCAAAGCCCAGCTGGACTCTCAGTGGAAAGGCTGAAATGGGACAAAGAAAGAAGTTCTACTAACATGGAAACTTCTGACTAAAACAGAAAAAAACCTTCAGCTCTAATGAAAACTGCTAAAGTTAACAACTGTTTCTGTTATTCTTAGAAAAAATTCAGTCACAATAAAATCCCCAACAAGCTGTTCTGATAGTAATCAACACCATGTCTGTTTCTTCTTTATATGTAACCAACTGTAACTTTTATAAAACACAGAGCTGCTCAGGCGTCAGGTGTTCTGTGGTTCTAGACCAAAGGTCGCTGGTTTAGACAGAACTCTGGCAGATTAACCTGGAACACCTTCTTGTATAGGTGGACGTATAGTCTGGTCACGACCCACTAGAGCTCAGTTGTGCGGCGAAGtctgtggttgtctttcaaactgtcatcCTCATGTAAATGGACAGCTCTAGGACCAATCACAGCAATGAACCAAGTGACGTATTCATTATTGAAATCAGTCagtggggcagtctgccatacaccgttgaagaaaatgcaaatgcatcctttttcaaaaataaaggacttaaatgtATCTATCTGCTCATATTTCAccaaaaagcccaagtctaaatcgtccaaagtgGATGCCAGACCTGTTTGAAACGCGCTAATCCCACCCAACGTCCCTGCAGCCTAGAGCGCTGTGAAAACATTTTCAGtctaatggtagacctgctgaggctacgatGAAGTGTGGCTAGAACAACCTGCAGAGCACCATCTTTTATCTAGATTTCTAGACAAGCATGTTGTTGGGATTTGTGGCTCTGCACTGTTCAGGTCTTTGATAATCAGAAGATTTCTGTCATGATTGGTAACACCTGTTCATCAAGGGAAAGCTCCCATTTGGTGTACCCCAAGGATCTATTCTAGGCTCTGCACTTTCTGACCTTACATGTTGCCGCTTGGAAATGTCAAAAGAcatcatttgtttttcttttgttatgCTGATGACATCTAGGTCTATCTGCCACTAAAGTTCAGAAATAGTGATACAATATCTTCCCTGTTACACTGCGTGCATGACACAGCCGGGGTTGTCAGAGAAGTTCTTGCTCCTCCACAACAAAACTGAGTGTTGTTTTTTGCTCACCAAACATGCTGAACGTAGCACTGTCATTTAGAATTTTTAGCACCGAGTTTTAACTTAAGGTCAGAAATGTAGCGGCGTGAAATTAGGTAAGCAGGTTGATTCCGTTGTCAAGACTAGCTTCTGCAAGCTTTGAGTTTTGGCTAAAGGAAAACCATTTCTGGCTAGAAAGAGCACAGGTGCTTTTATCAGCTCCCGTTTGCTCCGGATACAGGCCTACCACTAGTCCAGTATGCAGCTGCACGTCTGCTCACCAACACCCTTAGGCAGCAACACAAAACTCCAGGCCTCTCATCACTTCCTTGGCTCCCTGTAAGATTCAGGATTGAGTTCACGGTGATGTTTTTAACATTCGTGGGCTTGCACCGTCCTACATCTGTGACGGTCTCTCATTGCAAAAACATGGCAGAGAAACGAGATCTTCTGGTAAATTTTATCTACACGTTTCGAGATCTGAACACAGACGGTGAGGGGATGGCTCGTTCTCTGGCAGGTCCGAGGTTGTGGAACGGACTGCTGCTAGGCTAAAGACATGCCCTTttcacacagcttttgaatatcctggAGTGTTGTAATCTGTGTTAAATCGTTCTTTTTtgcatttttactttttatttttgccaTTTTCAAAAAGACTTTTATAATTTAACAACTTGTATAATGGTTCCTGGTATTTTATGGATTTTTACTGTTCTCTGTTTCCTTTTTAAATATTTAAGTCACCCCTTGGGCAGTGTAAAGGGCTATGTAAGTGAACATTGATGGATTTATTGATGGCAGCTTTTTTATGAATGTGAGGTGCACTGACATAAAAACAGAACAGATGTTTTGTTTCTCAGCATAGTTTTAAGCTTTGGACTTAATCTAAAGAAGAAAACAAGATCAACCCCCTCAAATTCTAAACTCTGGGAATTTGTTGGTCCTTTATTCTTTACCTGAGTGCAACTAACCATGAAGGAATTGTTTCTGATGAGTCATGATTTTAAAAATCAAACTGCTCATCTTAATCTGGAGGTTTTCTGTCCATCCTTAATCCTGGAGCAGAACCCCCTCAGGAGGAGCTAATAGGGACAGCTGCTCGGCCTGACCCACTTCAATTAAAAGCTACCTCTCAGAGGAGAAGAAAAACAAAGAGTCTAGAATCAGAGAAACACATCTTTACTGTTACAAACATGAATCCAATCACACAAAACTTCAGCACATCGGATGGCTTTTCCTGTTTGAGCCCAACGGGCTGACCTGGACTCAACATCGGGGCTTGTCATCCTCGGGCCCAGTCGTGCTCACAAAGAGACTTTTGAGGAACAGCAGCTGCAGGTACCCagaggtgatgatgagcaggctgaGGGCTGTGGACCACCAGCTGATGTACAGAGAGTTGGACTGCAGGAGGAAGTAGTCCGCACTCTTCCTCATCCGGCCGAAGCTGTAGTAACGGAACACGTGGAAGACGCGCTGCTCCACTCTGTGTGTCGCTGTCTGAAAAGCAAAACCACAAACATAAACTTGGCAAAGTAAGTGAAGAAATGTGTTATTTAGTGGATTATTTTTTCTTGGTTGTGACAAGGCTTCTTATATTTTACTCTTTGAGTAAATTTGCTTCTTTTCTTTTCAGTAACTGTGTTTAAATTGGAACAAAGTCTTAAAATTCAGGGGTTGTTAGTTTATAAATCCCCTGAAGTTTTCCTGTTTTGGATGCATTTAATTGAAATGAGCCTGTGGAGCTAACCCTCCTGCTCATATTTCCAGGGACCCTCCAGGACAGGATGGTTGAGCAGCGTTGGTGGTTTATCCCTCGGGGACCACGTGGCAGGGGGGAGATGGCGCTCATTCCTCAAAAATCAAAAACACATGGGGTCCTCTGGACCCCATTATGATGAGAGGGTCACTTGATGCTCAGAGATGAAGCTTTGTGTTTTAAACCAACATCAGGATGAGTGTTTGTCAGCTTGTCCAGTGTGAGGAGGAACTGGTGTTCACCTCAATCCCCCTCAGCGTGTTGTTCAGGTCTTTGCTCACttcctcctccatctcctcctcaTGGCTCATGGAGGGGTCTTGGTAATCTTCATAGTAAACCCCAAAGCTGAGGAACACCTGCATGGTGCTGAAGCGGTTGTGGAAGTTGCTGAAACACATCTGATGGAAACCTGGAAGAGAAGGACTTGCCTGTAGACAGGGGTTATGGGGTTTTCTTAGGCTGTCGGAGTCTTCGGAGCTATATTTTACAAGTTTGGTCCTTCTTTGAAGGATGAGCTTAgctaaaacatgaaaaaaatctaCTAATTTAGAAAATGTACAGTTTCTGTTAATCTGACTGGGAAGAGGTGAGGTGGGAGAGTGCCACCACCCATTAGCAACAGTAAAGGTTCATTAGGAGGTAAATAAATAGACTCAGACCTGTTTCCTCGACCTCAAAGTTGATCTGACCCTTTGCATCATCAGAAGTGGACACCATCAAACCACTGGGAGCATTCACCATCACTGATAGATGTCTGTCATGACCCACGCCTGTCACCCACTGCACCTGAAAACACAAACGACTGCCTTGGAACTGGACCCTTCATTAGAACATTAGAGGAGACGATTTTGTCAACGGCCTCAAGAGCAAATCAAAGGGTTTCCTTAAAACTGATCAGCTTTATGTAAATGTTTCCAGTATTGGagcacaaaatgaaaaaaaaaatcagctaaAAAACACAACTGCTTTGTTAAAACATGAAAACTTAGAAAAACGTGCATCAGAGGTTCTGAAGACTTGAGACTGCAGCTTCTCTGCAGTCTAGCGATTTTAACACAAaccaaaaaatacatttttatttatcagcCAATTTAATGATTTCATACTTTAAAGCAGCCATCCAGAGCTTCCCCCTTTCAGGGACTATGTATAGTGGTGTGaacaactatttgcccccttcctgatttcttattcttttgcatgtttgtcacacaaaatgtttctgatcatcaaacacatttaaccgttagtcaaagataacacaagtaaacacaaaacgcagttttgaaatgatggtttttattatttagggagagaacaaaacccaaacctacattgccctgtgtggaaaagttattgccccccttgttaaaacataacccaactgtggtgtttcacacctgagttcagtttctgt is drawn from Nothobranchius furzeri strain GRZ-AD chromosome 4, NfurGRZ-RIMD1, whole genome shotgun sequence and contains these coding sequences:
- the tmed6 gene encoding transmembrane emp24 domain-containing protein 6, with product MLHWIYCFLLSLWFWGSGQCGPQTRPHSDITDQELFWGADQYDFSVVLPAAGTECFWHFAHRGERFYLSFMVQWVTGVGHDRHLSVMVNAPSGLMVSTSDDAKGQINFEVEETGFHQMCFSNFHNRFSTMQVFLSFGVYYEDYQDPSMSHEEEMEEEVSKDLNNTLRGIETATHRVEQRVFHVFRYYSFGRMRKSADYFLLQSNSLYISWWSTALSLLIITSGYLQLLFLKSLFVSTTGPEDDKPRC